AGATGGAGGACTCGGAGGCACAGCGTCTCCGTGGCTCCACGGGTCTACTGGTTCTGCTGGTTTCTTccagctccttctcctccacctccagaaAACCCCTCGACAGACCTGAGGGAGCACACAGCAGAAAGAGCCAAATGTTGATGTCTGTGGGTCAGCCAACctcatttcaaataaatgtgcCTGAAGAAATTGCATTCAGTTTCTTTTACAATTTCTTTTCAGCCCGAACTTCTTACCAGTGTTGAGTCGTTTCACTGGagactctccctcctcttcgTGCTCCCCCTCTCTACCaccctcctcctcgtcctcctcctcgctgtctCTGCTGCCACTGCGCTTCCTCTTCTTGCCGTGAAGAAGAGTCTCTAGTCTTGGTATGACCACCGACAGGAAGGATTTGGAACCCAGCTGTGCGCCGTCTTCATCTTCCTCCCCCTCGCCTTCTCTTATGACGAGGCTGTCGGTCCCCTCTTCCACGCTCCTCTGGGGCTTTAGTGGACTGGCGGTCTTTGATTTGCGAAAGAGCACGGCTGTCCGGCGACTGACCGTTCCAGTGGGCTCTGCGAGAGTGGACGTGGCCACGACGCTCACGTCGCCATCTAGCAGGGAGTTCTGGAGGCTGTTGTGGGAGTAGCCATTGAGTCGTGGGGCAGAGGAGAGCAGGTCTGGGATTTCCCCATCAAACTTCCCTCgcttgctgtgtgtgttataaTCACAGTCTGGCATGGCGTCAATTGGTTTGAGGGTGGGAGGCCCATGGTCTGTGTCTGAGTGGATGAGGGGTGGTATGGAGTCTGAGGGCTCCAGTTTAGGAGGAAGACACTTGTCCCCTGTGGTGGAGTATCagagaaaacattaaatacCAATAATAATCACACtcaaaaatgaacaatttaaGACTGTCGTAAGTAACGTTTAAAAGTAAgcaaatgtccattacatttgAGTTCACGCAATCCTGATTAGGtaatacataaaaataatatatgcacGTTAAGACAgaacagcaacattgcgctagtaaagcgagacgactGCAACCAGGTATGACTCAAAGAAATGCCCATGAACAGTTTCAGTGAATTCTACTACTTAAAAAACATGGTTGCACAACTTGCACTATTACACAAATTTATTATGAaccatttttgtcttttattcgtattttttaacaaaattatttttaattacgtTTTCATGAGGAACCAACTATTGCAGAATAACCTTCTGAAATTGTTTAGAGAACAGCGGGAggtaatttataaaaaaaatgggggggaaatgaataaaaagttcacaacaaaaacaaaaaaacaacagaaaactagtaataaaaaaaagagtaatatGCTGCAACATTCACATTGTCCTTGTGTCTACAGAACTACAGACACTGCACTATATCAAGTGGCTTTTGGGTTTGTCATATAGGTAAAACAAGGGGCAACTTAGCCTCAGTAGCATTGAAGCACtttgatgaataaaaatgagagCAAAACAAAGTAGTCCCTTCTTTTTTCGCTCACCATGAGGCCAACTTCACCTGATTAAACACGacaaaaagtgacagaaagcTTGTCTGTATCGACATGGCATGGCACTACAAAATCATGTCGTGTTCAAGTTACATCCTTGTTTACAAATGgtggcaggttttttttgtggatgTGGAAAAATGACAGTTCCCTGGTTCCATTCAGGGATCAGTTCCACATGGACAAATAGGAATGCTGTTAGGATTCACCGGTAACACCTGTCCACTGCTGCTTGAGCGCAACTGTCACCTCTGAGTAAATCTCAAGTTACAACTGTCTGGTTCTGTGAAttggaatgattttttttttgtttgtttgacactgCATCTAATTTAGAATTTCTAGGTTTTGTATTTCGCTGTCATTTTACAGAATTAACATTTTTGTATTTCCTATGGTGACCgttaaatctgtattttatttttattttggattCTAAGCCTGTTTGTTGGTCCCATTCTGTAAAAAAATTCAGATTTACTTCGCTTAAAAGTATggtcattaaaagtaaaaaaaaaaaagtaaaataaagattaatgAGCACAACTGCAGACATTCCCAAAACCAAGAAAAGACAATTTTCCCCAAAGCAACAAAGCAGACAaaattttgatattttatgcaCAATTGGAAATGCTTAGGTCATGTGACTGATTTGCTTTATGGGGTAATATCTGTAGTAAAGTGACAAATGAACTTCCTAATAGAATCAAGAGATTTACACCTACCCTCATCATCTGGAAAATGTCCATTAGGCTTCAGTCTCTCTTCTTTAGGTGTAGCCATCCCCAAATGATGAGGGgctgatgaggatgaggatgatgccGATGTGGAAGGAGTTGTGGTGGAAGTACAGTGGTGGTGGGGAGGCAGGACTCGTTTTAGGCTCATCTCATTGCGAACATCGTTGATGGTCTTTTTGAGGAGCTTGAGGCGCTTGCTACGCGAGGGGCTGGACTTCATGGCACACGTCAGGTCAAACTTCTCCAGTAGCTGCTTCAGCTGCTTGTCCAGAGGCAGATGCTCCCGATTGGCTGGTACGAGAAGGCGGTCCACTATGGAGAGAACACATTTCATGAATATTTCTTAGTCACCTACCGCAACGACCTGACTCAAGGGATGAAGAGAGCACGTATAACACAAACTGCTGCCCTTACCGTCCTCCCAAGAAAATGGTGCCGATGCTTTGATTTCTGGAGCCTCGGGTAGATGCATTCCGCTTTCCGAGTCGAAGCCTATTTTCTCCACGTCTAGTCGAGCCTTTCTGAGCAGGGACCCACCCTGGTCTCTGAGGCGAACGGCAGCTCGGTAAAAATAAGTGTCCTTTGAATTATACTTCATACAGTTTTCAACGATGAGGTTGAAATCAAACTCAAACTGCTCCAGGTTGTTGTAGCCCTGGTCGTCGATGCGCTGCCGCATGGTGGAGAAGTCCATTGGGTGTTTGATGTGGTCGAGGTAGTCAGGCACCTACGTGCAACAGCAGATAGGATGaaatatgtttgtatacatgtatgtatgttgaGATTAAGTACATTATTCTgaattttgttgttgtattacACCATTTTAAGACAAGACATGGACAGGATTAACAAAGTGACAGATTAGAGAATTGTCATTTGGTTCAGGGGGACTTTTTGACTTGAGGATTTGAAgactttttaaagtttaaaaaaggcAAGAAGGAATGGGTACAACTAGACCTGACCTAAGCGGTGCTGGTAACTGAATTGGACAAATTAAGCTGTTTGTCTACACTGCTCCCATTTTTGAGGAgcgatctgtgtgtgtctgtcagagcCTGTCAGTGCCAGGGGGCTTGTCTATCTCTCACTGCCCGTCTGTCtcgcatgcatgcacacacacaggcagcaggagcctctcacagaaacacagacctGCTCTGACCCAAGTCACGATAGAGAAATTAAAATTTCCCAAAAGTTGCCTCAAGTGCAACAACACTTTTGCTTGTAACGGTGGTAATACAAACATTTGGCTCAAGTGCATCACACTCGGGTGGAAAAATGTGTTCGACTGCATAGCTCAAAGCATGTCCCCCATGTCCCCCTCCACCTCAGGTATGTTAAGCTGGCAGTAACCCAGAATGAGTCCACTGTGTTATGCAAGTTAATAGTTACCATTAGTCAGTTAAAAGATTAGCCGCCTGTTCAAGAATTCCTGTCTGAAATGGTCCAATCATACATATACAGAAAACAGGTTTACTGACCGAGTCTGAGAATAGCACCGTCAAAGTACagatatagacatatatatttGCTCTATGCGTTACTATGTGCAGTGAAtttttcacacatctttcatacccacacagacacaaccgtcaggagcaacatgtaCTGGCCAGGGACATACTATATGAAGGACAACTCGCTCGACTACTGCCTGCCAAACACGGAAAAAGAACcgcgcccaacgtggggctcgaacccacgaccctgagattaagagtctcatgctctaccgactgagctagccgggctGAAGTACAGGAAATACCCTCAGCATTTACAGACGAGATCAGTGAGTGGACCTTGATCTCGAGTTACGCATTCCATTCCTCAACGCTGTGGATACAGTACACATGGGGGgaaatgaagtttgtaaacagAAAACTTTTAAAGCCCTAAGAGATCAGGGAAGCTCAGATTAATATTAAAAAGTAGGACACTGTGATGTCCTCCCCTGAACACCagcagtgaaaaacaaaaaagtttgaatAGCTTTTATAGAagtctagtggagttctttccaagactacttctatgtagcttactCCTCTCTTGTATgttgctttgaaaaaaagtgtctgctaaatgcttaaatgtgaatatacgtatcagaaaagaaagagagagctgctgctgtgttgctgTTGCGCACAAGTCATCCTGACAATAGCACAGCCACATTTCAAGAGACTGTGTTGAAATATGAACCCGTAAGTCACAAATCACTGGATGACATTTTTAGTCGCCGAGTCCTtaagacaaaaatgttttgCATAAAGGCAAGTTATCTACATtctaaaataatacatatagaGTGATTCACCTCATTAATATCCACTGGCTGTATGAAGATCTTGGCCTGGTCTTTTGCCTGAAGCTGGTCCAAGAGAGTTCTGAGCAAAATACTGAAGGGAGTCAGCTGCATCTCTAAGAGAGTCTCTTGCAGCTTCATCTAAGACacagcacaaaacagaaacccAAGATTGGTTTATTGATTTTGCAGATTTTTTACAGCCAGAAGTGAAATGAATCCATCCGTCCACTTTGTACCTCTTCCCTCTTGAGTTTCTCCCTTTTGCGGATTAACTCTAGCAGTAGCCGGGCCCTCTCCAGGTCGTGTCTGAGGCGGTGCCATTCCTTCAGCTGGTCTTTTAAAGCCCTGCTCTCTTCCTCAACTTGCTCCTGcagaagaaatacaaataaaaaatgcagaACTTGCATTTAGTGAACTATAACACAATCAGACATCTTGTTTGCAGCAATATGATCAGCACAAATGTTGTACAAATTATAGCTTTATGAATAATCATAGCACTTCCTTAAAGTTCTAAAAACTACTGGTACATTGAtagaaaaaagcaaaatgaaGACTAAAAGTCTCCTGGTGTTGACTGACAGATGAACAAACCGGTTGCACATTCTTCTGAGAATGCAGGTTTGTCTGAAGGCGTCTGAGGAGGGGAATCCCATTCCTGGATTGCCTCTTCAGTGTCCAGTAATTTAGGACCAGCTCCACAAAAGCTCTTTTCTTCTGGACTGACACCTGGTTCAAAATGGTGTGTAACCTAGAGGGGCCACGAAGACAGCTATTAgaggacagaaacacaaacacccaaaaacacaaaaggtaTAGCTCGCTTGAAGCATTTAACACAAGTGAAGTGAAAAAGATAGCTGGTTAGCTCTGGTTGAAGTTCTTAGATTTAGAGAATTCAACCAGCATTtgacagacaaaataaatatgaaaccCCTTTCCCACTGTGGGCGCAACACTATGACACAAATTCATCTTTTGGCCATAATCATGGCCAAAATCATGGTTTCCAGTGATCCTTACATCCAACTTAGGAGTGCTCAATATCACAATCAAGCCCTCGTATACCCACAGATTATAGTGTAAAAAGGATTCAGATAGATATAAGACACTGTCACATGGTTAAAAGGAAATTgttcagaaaaataaatgtctagAATATAAGTGTCAATTCAGATGTGTACCTGTGAGCAGGAAAGGTAGGCACAGTAGCAGCGGTTGCAGCTTCACTTTCAACTTCGGGCTCAACCTTCTTGTTCTTgctctttttcttctgctttccTTTCGAATGTCCTTTACCAGCAGCTTTCACTTTCTCCAAGTTCTTGCAAAGGCCATTTTTGGGTTCAGCATCATCGTAGATTGAAAGTGGCCTCCTTACACATCCATTTGGTGTGTGCGCTCCACAGTAggctgtttttttcacagagaaGGTAGGCTCTCCTGTGTCCGTTACCTCTTTGATGGGTTCCATCTTCATAAAGAGCCCCGCTTTTTGAGCACAGCTGACATGGAAGGCAGTGTAACAGTTGGCTTTGTGGCACTGTATGCATGCCCCAACACCTTTCTCCTTGCAGAGGTAGCAGGTGAGCTTCCAGCGGGCTGGAGGTATGTGGCTGACACCATCGATGGGTTCAATGAATGTGGTGTTGGAGAAGCCAACCTCGGGGACCCAAAGCGCACACACCACATGGCCCCAGCGGTCATCCGCTGTCTTTTTCACTGCCCCACCCTTCCTGGGACAAAGGATACAGTCTGCAGCCTGACCGGGTGACTGGAGGCAGTGTCTGCACAGCCACTGGCCCTCAGGAATGTAGGGCACACCGTAACATTCCTGATGCACAGCAATGTTGcacaaatcacaaaatagaATAGCGTTGCTGTTGTGGCAATCGCCATCCATGCAGATGCAGCACACGGCATCCTCATCGATGGCAGCTTGCTTTTCACTGCTCTcgtccaggttctccaggtatAACTCCTTTTCAAAGCGGTCAACAAGAAACTCGAACACATTGTGGGACACCTGACTGACCCCTTCGCTTCGCCGTTTGTCATTGACTAAATCTAGCCATGCATAATCTTCCTCATCCATGTCATACTCTGTTTCCTCATCAAGctcttcctctgttttctctgtgtatttATAAAAAGCACCTGACCGCTTAGGAACAGCTGGAAGGTTGTATTCCACGGTGCGAAACTTCGGCTCAGGAAGCTTTGGACCAGCATTGCGGCTGGCATGATGCCCAGCTCCTTCTCCTTGACCAGTGATTCCCAGTGCAGCATTTCTCTTCTCTTGGTTGTTTTTTAGTCTCACTGACCTCAGAAGGACCTGCTGCTGTGGTTTCTCAGCATTCTCTTTATTGCTGGTACACTCCATCATCTCCTGCACCATGGGGTCATCATCCGAGATCACGTCCAGCGTGTCATATATGCTGAGACGATGGAGGCGTCCGTCGATTTCGAACTCAACCATGCGTTGCGCCTGGGCATACGTCAAGATCTGCTTGTTGGGTGACGGCTTGATGGGAGATGGCGGCCTCTGCGGCACCGCAACCCGGTGCTGCCGaactttcttcttcatcttgctGCTCCGTGTTGCTGTGGAGACAGAGTGGGGCGGCCACAGTTAGAGATCTGCATACAtgtaaataattcaatttttAAACTATTCACAACTACAGTAATGTTAAGGCAAATGAAAAGATTAAATATAAAGAAGGCActaatgcaacattacagatgccaaGTGCTGTAAaacatcaaagaaaaagaataaaaaccagagaaaactgtggtttaaaaaagTGAACACGATAATTTACAAGTTTAAATACATGAATGATTGGCCTTTGACAGTTTCCATTGTTTTGAACATGTCTGATGTATAAATTAATTCATGATCTTGTGCAACCACCACTTGAGCAATGTGTGACTTAGCAAAAACAATGCTTGGGTCTCAAGGACATCAGTCAGAGCCTGCCAAAATAAACTGAGAATAACTGCTTTTGTACAATCAGTATGCTCAGTCAGAGCAGCAGCGACATTTACATATCTGTAGTATgcaaactgcagtgttttgaacatttaaaacgaGCCAATCATGTGACCACTGAGCTTTGAAATGTTACTCTGACAAAGAGCCTATGTAATGTATGTGTAATGTTTGTTTGAAGTGGTGTACGGTTTgtacaacaaacaataaaacaacaaggcTGATTCTGGCTCAGTCACTAATAATATGTGTACATGTAGTAGGCTTTCATCAACAAGATATTAAGGCTAGGTAAAAACTGAATGACGATATATGATTGCAATATAATTATCATCAATAAGGTGCAATACATATATCTGGGTATAATGCTTTTGCactatgtaaacacatacatgCTGCATCTTGTGCTACTgatttgttaaatgtttatttttaacaaatatttCTTGTTTTCTATCAATGCAGAATGTTTAAAAACTTTGACTCAGGAGCGAATTTGAATCTCCAATTATATTGTATCGCATAATTGTCGATATCGACTGGTCTGAAACTTTTAACGTTGTAATATATCGCCCAACCCTACTAGATATTGATAAATATAAAGTTTAAGTAACACCAATAACCAATATTATAACActattaaaatgatttgaatgaattaTGATTTTATAACGGGCTAATAACGAGAGtaaagttgggtttttttctgttgttactGCCCCAAAACTAAATATTTGTGAACTGGGGCATTTAACTGAGGTGGGAGGCGGCCACAGTGGGAAGTCTGAACTGGGAGTACACAGGAAAAACCATTTACCCATTTGGTGCAGAGAAGCAATTGCCTTTTCTACAGACGACTCAGTCGAAGTTGCCAAATTGCTAACAATAACATTAGCTAGCCAGCTAACTAGCTAGAGCAGCTAGCTATGCCAGCAAGCGGAACAAATGGCGTCAAACAAGAGCAGCTGCTGTTGGTTAATGCATATGCAGTATGTTagtgtaaaacacacatttgcacccgcacaaataaaacaaaacacaaaaaaaccgaAGCACTTACCTCGGGTGCACGAACAGTTTTGCTAGCTGAAGAAGACGGTACCTAGCCAGCAGCCTTACAAAGCAAAGGCGATACGGCCTGCTAAGTGGCTCTGATTCCGCACACAATGTTCTCATCCAACGGGCGATACGGGGGTCCTTTTCAGTTGCTGATAAAAGAGAAAGGGagcttctttgtgtgtgtgaattatcgCTAAGAAATTCACAAGATAACTCACTTAACTGCTTTGTGGACCATTATTGGGTTACAGTCACACACTAGCCACAATCGACCAAgtaggagaagcagcagcagtactaCCGACGGACGGAGGGCTCATCCCCCAACACAACAATGCGTTACACCAGACAACTCCCACCCGCACGCACCGCTCTACGTGTGACGCTGGAGGTCATGTTTAGTGGCGAGTCGTGGATTTCGCACAATAGCCCATCTGTCACACGATCGACACACGAACTTTTGTCATTccccacacacaaaacaagaacCGGGCTGCTATAAGTCATAATCAATGGGTTCGAGTTTCAAGCGACGGTGTAGCAGTGTGTTTGAGTTTCCTGTCAAGAGGACACACATGACTCAAGGAGAACTACATACTGCTACGCTCAGAGACCCACCCTGTCCGTCCCACTGTCCTTGAGGTCAAAGGACACGGTCAGCTTAGATAACGTTCAATATAATGTTCCTATTAAAAATCAAGAATGGCCTCCGAATGTCCGCGAATGCAACACTCGGGAgcagccattcattcattcattattaagtagccatacatttttgtttatttatttatttgtttatttatttatttaactaacaattattatttgAGGATTAACGCTATATAGAATACAAAAGAATTACcctgtattattgtattattattattattattattattatcattattattccgTTTTATTGACCACGCATGTGCGTGCATTTACAAGAAgctcaagttacaagttaaatACATGAAGTAGATGGCATTTGGCAAACAAATATTTtactattatcatcatcactattataattattattattattattgttgtaattattattattgttgttgttattacgTTTTTTCTTGTTCAAAGTTCCTTGTTAACCGCTATTGTAATGTACCCTTTCCTCACTTGTTGCTCATATTTATCTAACAACGCGCAAATGACCGCTGTCACtttaatagtagtagtagtaacagtaactataaaaaataaatcggTGACATATTACGTCTTAGTCCGACGTTTTAATGTAATACGTCCCCCTTCCTCTGCCACATTTGAGACCCTGCGTCCGGTGACATCATTAAAAGATGTTCCTTCCGTCCGACGCTGTGTGGAGCTGCTCCGGCCGAACGTGAACTGCTAGCAAACCAgaagacaaaagcaaca
This Solea solea chromosome 3, fSolSol10.1, whole genome shotgun sequence DNA region includes the following protein-coding sequences:
- the brd1a gene encoding bromodomain-containing protein 1 isoform X3, with amino-acid sequence MKKKVRQHRVAVPQRPPSPIKPSPNKQILTYAQAQRMVEFEIDGRLHRLSIYDTLDVISDDDPMVQEMMECTSNKENAEKPQQQVLLRSVRLKNNQEKRNAALGITGQGEGAGHHASRNAGPKLPEPKFRTVEYNLPAVPKRSGAFYKYTEKTEEELDEETEYDMDEEDYAWLDLVNDKRRSEGVSQVSHNVFEFLVDRFEKELYLENLDESSEKQAAIDEDAVCCICMDGDCHNSNAILFCDLCNIAVHQECYGVPYIPEGQWLCRHCLQSPGQAADCILCPRKGGAVKKTADDRWGHVVCALWVPEVGFSNTTFIEPIDGVSHIPPARWKLTCYLCKEKGVGACIQCHKANCYTAFHVSCAQKAGLFMKMEPIKEVTDTGEPTFSVKKTAYCGAHTPNGCVRRPLSIYDDAEPKNGLCKNLEKVKAAGKGHSKGKQKKKSKNKKVEPEVESEAATAATVPTFPAHRLHTILNQVSVQKKRAFVELVLNYWTLKRQSRNGIPLLRRLQTNLHSQKNVQPVCSSEQVEEESRALKDQLKEWHRLRHDLERARLLLELIRKREKLKREEMKLQETLLEMQLTPFSILLRTLLDQLQAKDQAKIFIQPVDINEVPDYLDHIKHPMDFSTMRQRIDDQGYNNLEQFEFDFNLIVENCMKYNSKDTYFYRAAVRLRDQGGSLLRKARLDVEKIGFDSESGMHLPEAPEIKASAPFSWEDVDRLLVPANREHLPLDKQLKQLLEKFDLTCAMKSSPSRSKRLKLLKKTINDVRNEMSLKRVLPPHHHCTSTTTPSTSASSSSSSAPHHLGMATPKEERLKPNGHFPDDEGDKCLPPKLEPSDSIPPLIHSDTDHGPPTLKPIDAMPDCDYNTHSKRGKFDGEIPDLLSSAPRLNGYSHNSLQNSLLDGDVSVVATSTLAEPTGTVSRRTAVLFRKSKTASPLKPQRSVEEGTDSLVIREGEGEEDEDGAQLGSKSFLSVVIPRLETLLHGKKRKRSGSRDSEEEDEEEGGREGEHEEEGESPVKRLNTGLSRGFLEVEEKELEETSRTSRPVEPRRRCASESSISSCSSLPGNTSTILSLPKCGKGKPALVRRNTVDDKSELIACIETGNFAKAARIAADH
- the brd1a gene encoding bromodomain-containing protein 1 isoform X2 — encoded protein: MKKKVRQHRVAVPQRPPSPIKPSPNKQILTYAQAQRMVEFEIDGRLHRLSIYDTLDVISDDDPMVQEMMECTSNKENAEKPQQQVLLRSVRLKNNQEKRNAALGITGQGEGAGHHASRNAGPKLPEPKFRTVEYNLPAVPKRSGAFYKYTEKTEEELDEETEYDMDEEDYAWLDLVNDKRRSEGVSQVSHNVFEFLVDRFEKELYLENLDESSEKQAAIDEDAVCCICMDGDCHNSNAILFCDLCNIAVHQECYGVPYIPEGQWLCRHCLQSPGQAADCILCPRKGGAVKKTADDRWGHVVCALWVPEVGFSNTTFIEPIDGVSHIPPARWKLTCYLCKEKGVGACIQCHKANCYTAFHVSCAQKAGLFMKMEPIKEVTDTGEPTFSVKKTAYCGAHTPNGCVRRPLSIYDDAEPKNGLCKNLEKVKAAGKGHSKGKQKKKSKNKKVEPEVESEAATAATVPTFPAHRLHTILNQVSVQKKRAFVELVLNYWTLKRQSRNGIPLLRRLQTNLHSQKNVQPEQVEEESRALKDQLKEWHRLRHDLERARLLLELIRKREKLKREEMKLQETLLEMQLTPFSILLRTLLDQLQAKDQAKIFIQPVDINEVPDYLDHIKHPMDFSTMRQRIDDQGYNNLEQFEFDFNLIVENCMKYNSKDTYFYRAAVRLRDQGGSLLRKARLDVEKIGFDSESGMHLPEAPEIKASAPFSWEDVDRLLVPANREHLPLDKQLKQLLEKFDLTCAMKSSPSRSKRLKLLKKTINDVRNEMSLKRVLPPHHHCTSTTTPSTSASSSSSSAPHHLGMATPKEERLKPNGHFPDDEGDKCLPPKLEPSDSIPPLIHSDTDHGPPTLKPIDAMPDCDYNTHSKRGKFDGEIPDLLSSAPRLNGYSHNSLQNSLLDGDVSVVATSTLAEPTGTVSRRTAVLFRKSKTASPLKPQRSVEEGTDSLVIREGEGEEDEDGAQLGSKSFLSVVIPRLETLLHGKKRKRSGSRDSEEEDEEEGGREGEHEEEGESPVKRLNTGLSRGFLEVEEKELEETSRTSRPVEPRRRCASESSISSCSSLPGNTSTILSLPKCGKGKPALVRRNTVDDKSELIACIETGNFAKAARIAAEVGNSNIWMPASAATVALEPLKLVWAKCSGYPSYPALIIDPHMPRVGCQHNGVSIPMPPMDVLRIGEQMQYKAEEKLYLVLFFDNKRSWQWLPRSKMVPLGMDKTIDKIKMMEGRTSSVRKAVQIAYSRAMNHLSIVQDEPVSDLSDVD
- the brd1a gene encoding bromodomain-containing protein 1 isoform X1, with protein sequence MKKKVRQHRVAVPQRPPSPIKPSPNKQILTYAQAQRMVEFEIDGRLHRLSIYDTLDVISDDDPMVQEMMECTSNKENAEKPQQQVLLRSVRLKNNQEKRNAALGITGQGEGAGHHASRNAGPKLPEPKFRTVEYNLPAVPKRSGAFYKYTEKTEEELDEETEYDMDEEDYAWLDLVNDKRRSEGVSQVSHNVFEFLVDRFEKELYLENLDESSEKQAAIDEDAVCCICMDGDCHNSNAILFCDLCNIAVHQECYGVPYIPEGQWLCRHCLQSPGQAADCILCPRKGGAVKKTADDRWGHVVCALWVPEVGFSNTTFIEPIDGVSHIPPARWKLTCYLCKEKGVGACIQCHKANCYTAFHVSCAQKAGLFMKMEPIKEVTDTGEPTFSVKKTAYCGAHTPNGCVRRPLSIYDDAEPKNGLCKNLEKVKAAGKGHSKGKQKKKSKNKKVEPEVESEAATAATVPTFPAHRLHTILNQVSVQKKRAFVELVLNYWTLKRQSRNGIPLLRRLQTNLHSQKNVQPVCSSEQVEEESRALKDQLKEWHRLRHDLERARLLLELIRKREKLKREEMKLQETLLEMQLTPFSILLRTLLDQLQAKDQAKIFIQPVDINEVPDYLDHIKHPMDFSTMRQRIDDQGYNNLEQFEFDFNLIVENCMKYNSKDTYFYRAAVRLRDQGGSLLRKARLDVEKIGFDSESGMHLPEAPEIKASAPFSWEDVDRLLVPANREHLPLDKQLKQLLEKFDLTCAMKSSPSRSKRLKLLKKTINDVRNEMSLKRVLPPHHHCTSTTTPSTSASSSSSSAPHHLGMATPKEERLKPNGHFPDDEGDKCLPPKLEPSDSIPPLIHSDTDHGPPTLKPIDAMPDCDYNTHSKRGKFDGEIPDLLSSAPRLNGYSHNSLQNSLLDGDVSVVATSTLAEPTGTVSRRTAVLFRKSKTASPLKPQRSVEEGTDSLVIREGEGEEDEDGAQLGSKSFLSVVIPRLETLLHGKKRKRSGSRDSEEEDEEEGGREGEHEEEGESPVKRLNTGLSRGFLEVEEKELEETSRTSRPVEPRRRCASESSISSCSSLPGNTSTILSLPKCGKGKPALVRRNTVDDKSELIACIETGNFAKAARIAAEVGNSNIWMPASAATVALEPLKLVWAKCSGYPSYPALIIDPHMPRVGCQHNGVSIPMPPMDVLRIGEQMQYKAEEKLYLVLFFDNKRSWQWLPRSKMVPLGMDKTIDKIKMMEGRTSSVRKAVQIAYSRAMNHLSIVQDEPVSDLSDVD